One window from the genome of Opisthocomus hoazin isolate bOpiHoa1 chromosome 11, bOpiHoa1.hap1, whole genome shotgun sequence encodes:
- the GPR27 gene encoding putative G-protein coupled receptor 27, with protein MANSSELGSSSSPHLPSAGGLLSASGLKLATLGLILCVSLAGNVLFAWLILKDRHLHRAPYYLLLDLCLADGLRSLACFPFVMLSVRSGAAWPHGPLSCKVLAFLAVLFCFHAAFLLFCVGVTRYMAIAHHRFYAKRMTGWTCLAVVCMVWTLSMAMAFPPVFDVGTYKFIREEEQCIFEHRYVKANDTLGFMLMLAAVIAATHLVYIKLLFFIHGHRKMKPAQLVPAISQNWTFHGPGATGQAAANWTAGFGRGPTPPTLVGIRQATHSQIKRLLVLEEFKMEKRLCKMFYMITLLFLLLWSPYIVACYLRVFIKASSIPQVYLTTSVWMTFAQAGVNPILCFIFNKELRVCLRAHFPCCQSIQSTQGTILCDLKSFGM; from the coding sequence ATGGCGAACAGCAGcgagctggggagcagcagcagcccgcaCCTGCCCAGCGCCGGCGgcctgctgagcgcctccgggcTGAAGCTGGCCACGCTGGGCTTGATCCTCTGCGTCAGCCTGGCCGGCAACGTGCTCTTCGCCTGGCTGATCCTCAAGGACCGGCACCTGCACCGCGCCCCGTACTACCTGCTGCTGGACCTCTGCCTGGCCGACGGGCTCCGCTCGCTGGCCTGCTTCCCCTTCGTCATGCTGTCGGTGCGCAGCGGGGCCGCCTGGCCCCACGGGCCGCTCAGCTGCAAGGTGCTGGCCTTCCTGGCCgtgctcttctgcttccacgcCGCCTTCCTGCTCTTCTGCGTGGGGGTCACGCGCTACATGGCCATCGCCCACCACCGCTTCTACGCCAAGCGCATGACGGGCTGGACCTGCCTGGCGGTGGTGTGCATGGTGTGGACCCTCTCCATGGCCATGGCCTTCCCTCCCGTCTTCGACGTGGGCACCTACAAGTTCATCCGGGAGGAGGAGCAGTGCATCTTCGAGCACCGCTACGTCAAGGCCAACGACACGCTGGGCTTCATGCTCATGCTGGCGGCCGTCATCGCCGCCACCCACCTGGTCTACATCAAGCTGCTCTTCTTCATCCATGGCCACCGCAAGATGAAGCCGGCCCAGCTGGTACCGGCCATCAGCCAGAACTGGACCTTCCACGGGCCGGGAGCCACCGGCCAAGCGGCTGCGAACTGGACGGCTGGCTTTGGCAGGGGGCCCACGCCACCCACCCTCGTGGGCATAAGGCAGGCCACCCACAGCCAGATCAAGAGACTGCTGGTGCTGGAGGAGTTCAAGATGGAGAAAAGGCTCTGCAAGATGTTCTACATGATCACCTTGCTCTTCCTGCTCCTCTGGTCCCCCTACATCGTGGCCTGCTACTTGCGGGTCTTCATTAAGGCCAGCTCCATCCCCCAGGTCTACCTGACCACCTCCGTCTGGATGACGTTTGCCCAGGCAGGGGTCAACCCCATCCTCTGCTTCATCTTCAACAAGGAGCTCAGGGTCTGTCTCCGAGCCCACTTCCCGTGCTGCCAAAGCATCCAGAGCACCCAGGGCACCATCCTTTGCGATCTCAAGAGCTTTGGGATGTAG